The Arachis duranensis cultivar V14167 chromosome 9, aradu.V14167.gnm2.J7QH, whole genome shotgun sequence genomic sequence ttgtcctcacttcaatctttgaacactgtccattataaaaaaaaataaattaattattttaaataaataatgtaaataatacttgacattgtcattaacttaaaaaaaattgaaatatacctctttgaatctttgttgtgcattcaatggttaatattttgttgttcacttctcttcaatggtttttcttcatatgtcttgttttggtatgaaaagaaaattaaaatgagaagagtagaagaccaaAAGTTTGGAAAccactaaaagagagagaaaagtggcGCTGATGCCTCTAATGGCTTGaaacaaatatttgaaaaatgtactagtgttactttaattaatagtatgggcttgggctagtataatagaaccatttttattaattattagaatgggctatttgttaacaagagcaacaataattcaaatatctaaTACATAAtgcagtttttagtttttttaatttataaaattttgtaagttatattttttttaatattatatataaaaaaatttaatattattaattattactatttactatttttttaaaaaaatttgggggGGACCATGGCCACCTTAGGTCCCCCCGTGGATCCGCCACTGGTATAGCTAATGCtgcttttaattttctaattttcatttatttttcgtTCGAGAACTCatactttataattttattatgtcGTTGATTATTTTGTAGAGTAAATagtcatttttaattatgaaagatttggatgttgacaaaactaattataaaaaattgaaattaaaattatatccaTATAAGATAAGTTTCGTTCAACAAAAATgaccaattattaaatttttgttcatAATTCTATAAAGAGTAATTACTCAAATTAATCCCCAAGATTTTTAAAATCGAAAATTTTAGTCTCCTAACTTTGAAATACACAAAAAACTATCCCAATTTTAACTCCGACAGACAAATCAATCTCTAGCAATATTTTTCCGTCAATAACAAACGAAAAATACTGATGTGGAGCCCTAGACTAGCACACGGAACAGTTAGTTGTCCAGGTGTGCAAAAAGATAGATTAGTCCTTAGACTTAAACGGCGTCGTTTTAGAAATTGGCCCATGTACAATCTATGTATTTtccttttttgaaaatcaaaagaCTCAAAACCTaccctttcttcttcaattttcacAGAGAACTGTAACCCCTCTTCAACGTCAAACCTCAGATAATTGCTCACATCATTGCCATCATCCTATTTCATCCGTTTCACCTTCAACCTTCGTCACCCACATTTAACCGTGTCATCCCCAACGTCATCATTCCGTTCGTCGCCGTTACTGTTAGCGCCGAGTAAGATGCAACGAACAAGTGAATGTGACCACTGGAGACTTTCATTGAAAAAGGTTAGAAACTCGTTATTTATTCTTGACTACCATTATAGTAATAGTGAtaagtattttattatttggacTAGTGTTTAAAAATTTGTGATGAAATTATTGTAATACTTTATTCATTTTCTCTATTTTGGTTATTATTATgacataaaacaaaaaaatgaacaaGAAAGTAGGAATTTTTATTGAATGTTGTAGTGGTGcttgtttttaataaattattatgtattatgttTAGTGATGGAGAATTTCGTGGTTTTTATATTCCACCATGGTTGAGTCTGACTCTATATTTGAGTATGAGTCAAAAATTTTAGTGACACCATAAAACTCTGAAGATGAAAGAGAGAAGTATGAGTTTTCACAATACAATAAAGCATTAGGGTTTGGAAAGGTTCACTTTGAGTTGGGTATGAAATTTGCAACAATTGAGTCCTTCAAGAATGCTTTGAAGGACCATGTGATATTTGAGGGGAGAAAGATTAGGTATATAAAAAATGATCAAATTAAAGAAGAGTCAGATGTGATTGTGAACACGGGATTGAGAGGATTAAGAAGTCAAGAGAATCCAATAAAGACAAGGATGCGTCTAAAGAGATAGAAGAGTCTAACAAGGACAATGGTAAAGATGCAATTGATGGTGACTTTGGAAATGTTGAAGAGCTTGCAATTGCAGAGGAGGGACATGTAGACGGTGGAAGTGAAGAAACTGCTAAAGAGACAAATAACTCAACTATTGTAGTATCCGAAACAACTCAGACTATCAATCCAAATCCTTGTCCATGGCTTATCTATTGTGCTTGGGATAATCAACACAAGTCATACCAGATCAAGATTTGTGTCCCTAATCATACATGCAACAGAGAGTTTAGGAGTAATATAGCTAATCAGAAGTGGTTTGCCAATAAGTTGAAAAATAGGCTATTTACTCAACCACACATGACATTGAATGAAGCCTATGAACACATAAAAATTGACTATAATATGATGATTAATGGAAAGATGATTTATAGAGCACTTAGAGAAGTCAAAGAGTGTGTTATTGGAAATGAAAAAGCACAATATAGCAAGCTGAGACATTACCTTCTTGAGATTTTGAGGAGTAATCCTGGTAGCACTGCACTGTTGGGTGTGACACCAATACCTGAATCTCCTCCGATATTCAACAATCTATACATATATCTAGACGCTTGCAAGAGAGGCTTTAAAGCCAGTTGTAGGAAGCTGATTGGGCTTGACGGGTGCTTCCTGAAGGGTTATTTTAGTGGACAACTCTTGTCGGTCGAAGGACAAGATGCGAATAATCACTTTTATGTGATTGCATATGCGGTGGTTGATAGTGAGACAGAAGATAATTGGAAGTGGTTTCATATCTTACTGCAAGAGAACCTTAGAGAACATTACATTCATTGCTGGAATTTCATATTTGATCAGCAAAAGGTCCATTtacttaattttgttttaatcctTATTTAAATTAACAAACAGCATGTTAATCctcattttaaattaataaacattTTAATAAAATGGAGATGTTTGAATTTAGTTTGTGTGTATATGTGGTCGACGGTTATTTTATGTACATGTTGCAATGTAATATCTGTTTCTCTGTGTATATAAgatgtaaaatatattatatctaGGTAAATAGTGACATTTAGATATTGTATGGAGCATGGAAAGCTTGAATTTTGTTATTCTtgcaatatttcttttattttttaagatggGTTATAATTGTTTTTTTCAGCCTTGGTTGTATATTTGGTTCTATTATAACCTTTGAAGATttcatcttgttttcttttttgatcTGAGTCAAATTGGTCTTGAGATAGCTGATTCATTATGTAAGATATTAAATTATCTTGTTAATTATTGACAGGGAGATTGAGAAGCTAAAGCTTACTGATATGacttgttaaaataaaaatttgatatagTGAATACAACTTTAACCTCTTTGAAATGTgtacttgttaaaaaaaatttatatagtaAATACAACTTTAGTCTCTTATATTAAAATGTGTAcctgttaaaataaataattgatatGGTGAATACAACTTCAGTCTCTTATATTGAAATGTGTATGGCCCACGATCCAAGTGACTTATCAATAAACATGTTTTATTATGTTGTGTTCAATAAATATGTTGTACATTGTTGTCACTGTTTTGTGTAGGACCTGTTACCAGCCTTAAAGGAGGTGATGCCGCATGCACATCACCGGAATTGTGTCAGACACATTTGAAAGAATATCAGTAACAGATTCAAGGACAAGTGAGTCAAGAACATGGTTTAGAAATGTGCAAAGTGCACAACTGTTGCAGAGTTCAAGGCAAGCATGGAGAGATTGCAGAGAGTGAATGAAGAGGCATGAGTGTACCTTATGAAATTCTACCCTGCATGCTGGACAAAATACCATTTTAGCCAGGACCTAAGGCTGACAATCTAACCAACAATATTTGTGAAGTTTGGAATGTAAAGATAGTCAACTACCGAGCCAAACCGATTCTCACAATGTGTGAGGAGCTTTTGTGTTACGTTATGAGATGAATGACAAAGTACAAACAGGTGTTACACATATTTGGAGGTACTAACTTGGCTCTTACGCAGCAGAAAAGACTAGACGATATCATCAAGGAGGTGAGTATTGGCACCCAATGTGGGTTGGTGATGACGAGAGGAGAGTATTCGAAGTCCAGTGAGGTACAAAGAAGCTGTGTGTGAACTTGACTCAGAACAAGTGTACATGTAACGCGTGGCAATTGACTAGTAAAAATCTCCAATAATATACTATATTACAATTGTGATAATTGCATATGTTTGTAACAAATTCTCAAATAATGTTAAATTGCAGGTATTTCATGCGTTCATACTTTAGCTGCTATTGCTAAGAGGGGTGACAGGCCTGAAGACTATCTATATCCATTACTGAAAATTGGGGCAACAATGACCACATACCAATCCTACATCCAACTAGTGAATTCAGAAGAGTATTGGGACAAGATTGAAGTTATTCACCCAATTCCACCTAAGTTGAAGAGATCTGTTGGAAGACCAGttaagagaagaaggaaggagCCATCTGAGAATGAGACAAGTGGTTCAAAGGTAAAAAAGACATTTCGAGTTACATGTTTTAAATGTGGAGAGACTGGACATAACCAGAAAACATGCAAAGGTCCTCCCGTTCTAAATAGAAGATCAACCAACTCAAGAAGAAGTACAAATGCTCAGTCAACTAGTAGAACCACTAACCAAGTAGTAGAAGAGATGCATGTCTCACAATCAGCACCCCAAATGCAGGTAAACCACCATAAATAatgtactaattttttattgcgGGGGCTAAATTGGGTTTTTAATGCTTCCATAGGGACTTAGTTGgatatttaaaaaatcattgGGGACTTAtatgtctttttttaaatttcactaGGATTGACTTGGAATTAtatttggctaatttttttattattttagaatatagTTGATCATCCTAATCCAACTCAGCCCGCAACTAATACACCAGGTTTTGTGTCTAGTATAGTGAGTAAAATTGGAGTTAAAGATCTGCCATTTGTGTTACTGCACTGTTAGGTTTGTTAACATAGCTTTGTTTACTCTTTCCATATGCTATCTCCTTTATCACAGGGTGCAGCAAATTTTGGAGCAACAATTCCCCAAAGTGCAAGGGTCGAGCAGCCTATCATTAGACCACATTATCTAGCACCAATCCAGTCTAATACTCCACCTCCTATTCCACCACCTAGACCATGTCAAGGCGTCTTGGCAGAAACAATTGCAGCAGCAAGTAAAGGCACTACATCAAGGATGTTCCAGTTTATTCCCAATTACGAGTTCAAGCATCTAAGACAGAAGTGACTGAAGACAAATGATTATGCTTTTTGATGTAATAGTTTGGTTTGTATTTTGGTTAACTCCCTGCTTATCTACTTCTCCGTGTTTTGTCTATATCTAATACCCATTACGGTAGAGGTGAAGTGTTATATCCAAAGGTCCTAACCACTTAGTTAGCCCACACTTATAGCACGGACACCTACATATCTCTTGAGACCTAAACAGTTTCATGTTGAAGACATATGCAACAAACGCACCAACCCCCTAAAAGAATTCAAGTTCTAAACCCCTCGACCACTGTTGTCCCTATCATATATTCACAAACGATAACTTGGAATCATCTTGCAACAAACAtcctagaattcatcaaaaaatacaacttcttaaaatttttagaaaatttagcaGGGTGTCTCCTATAATTAGAATCTCCAACcaaattcaatttttgttttctcacaAACCAAATAtgttttaaacaataaaaacaaaattttgtcAGAACTTTTCCTTAATATAGAGACATTCACCGAATAAATTTAACAGTTTTCACAGAAAAACAACTGCAACATAAATTAGAGCAAACACGAATTCAATAACACATTAAATCCTAACTGTTCTAGTGCACAACCCCTTATAACTCCATAATTTTCCAGCAAACAAGGATTTCGGGAAGGCGTCTCTACACAAACTTCTCCCACTTCCGTCTTAAAACGCTATCCTAGGTAAAGTAAGTTCggcataaaacttaaacaattgATTATATTTAGAGATAGAAAACCTACCTAAAACACGGATATACAGAATACTAAAGAAGCAAACTCCAATTGAACTTAGAGAAATAACACCGTCctaataaaaaaacttattaaAAATTCACAAGGCAAAACTAATTCGTCAAACTAAACAAAGTCTTCCAACAGCTCGAGTACCATTAATCTCACCCTACTTAACCTTACTTagcttaatttaatttatatttatattattaacatAAGAAATCCCAATCACAAACTTTATTACACTAAtcaataatttgataataaaatacCTAACAAAATTCTAAACgcacaaaaaaattagagaaaaaaaaactaaaaaaatcaaaccCTAATCACAAATATCATTAAACTAATTTAGTCAATAATATGATAAAATACCTAACAAAATcataaactcaaaaaaaaatctgaaaaaaaaattataccaaatcCTAATCATAAATTTCATTAcactaatttaatcaataatttcataaactacttaataaaatcctaaactcacataaaaatctaaaaaaaaaattgccgAAATTACCTTTGAAGGTGGCTGCGAGATGGTGGAGGCGTGGTGGTGACAGGAGGCGGCAGTGACCGCGAAAACATCACCAACACCGACGGCAGTGAACACGAACGTGAACAGCGGCGACGTTCCCGACGGCTCCAGCAGTGACCGACACCTCCAGCGATGATAACGTCCAGCGGCGACGGTAGTAGAGGCTTTAGTTGGTGGTGCCGACGCCGGCAGCTTCAGGGAAAAATAGAGGATACAagaggagagaagagagagtgtgAGTTCGCAAAAGTGAGGGGGAGGGGGTTTGCATTTAAATTTTACCCTAATTTTATCGCGGAAAACTTCTGACGGTAAATTGCGTAAATGCAGCGTTTCACTAAATCAATATACCAGCGGCTGAATCCGACGGAAGATCCACGGGTAAAGTTGGCACCACTGAAATAAGATTTCGTATCACTAATTACCGTCAGATTTAGTGTTCGAACATAATATCTTACGTTAAGTAATTCGGAAAACTAATTCTAGCTTGTATCCAACGCAAAATCGCCGCTAAATTTGATGCTAATAATTGCCACTAAATCCGACGGTATTTAGCGTGTTTCTTGTAGTGTGGTTACATTAGATATGATAATAACTTTGTCAAAGTTTTGTACGTAGGAGTTAAATATATGACTAATGAGATTGAAAACTAGTTAATTATGAGTAAGCTACTGTTTTTATCCACAAAAATTTTAAACGCTGATAAATTTATCTGCGAAACAACGAAATTGAgttgtacccatgaaagatcAGTTCCGTACAACAAAACTATTTAAACCCTacaaaattacctaaaaactcCTAATTACCCTTCTTAGCCTAACCATCCTAATCCCTAACCCTTTATGGCTTTACCATCATTGAGATTCTTTCCCACCAACTCTCTTCCTCATCTACCATAACCGCTAGTACCACCGTCACCACAATCACTGCCGTCACCTCCTCTTTACCACTACCATCCTCCCCTTTTCTTCATTGGCAAAGTCTTAGCTTCTTTGAAAAATTTATCCTCATGGACAAAGAAACCGAAGACAAAACTCATCGATGAAAATGGATCTATTGTAGTTGGATGCTATGGGAAAAAATCCTCACTCCTGAAGCTGATTTAGCTCAGAAGAGCCTCAATGAAGGTGAAGAGGTGCTGTTGAAACTCCTGAAAGcattaaaattttcaagatGTTTGAGCCTTGGCtacagaaagaaaaagcaatttgAGATCAAAAGGGTGCTTTTAAAGGCTATTGAGATGCTTTTGGCAAGTCCAACAGCAATGCAATTAGTGCCACTAAGAAATTGACTTCCGTGGAGATAGGAGGTGGATAAGGAGTAGCTCGGGTTGATGAGGGCTCCCACCTCAACTCCTCTTTCGTTGTCGTTCGCCACTTCCTTTACCATGACAATTCCTTCCTCTCCGACACCAGCTCTACCCTCCTATCGCATTCTACTACAAATTCTTTGTCGTTGGAGTCAGCCATAGCCTTGTTTGCATCACTATCGGCCATTATTATCACTCTCTCGTCTTCTACAACCTTTCTCTCTGTCACTATATTAGCCTCTTGTGACCTTGTCACTACCACTCTCTTTACAGTCTATACTGTCATTATTGCTATCTCTTTTGATTTTCTCAATCAAGATTACAAAGTTGTCAGACTCTCTTGCATGGTTGATAAtgaaaattatcaaattaaaataagttttataatatttaagtctttgattaaattagtctttaataattttatgaaattaattatattgctTCTAGTATTTGCAGTGAGGATAGAGAGGAAGATAAGGAGTGAGAGAGATTATGGTTAgaaaaaaagtaatttaaaaattttaagtagtttttcaGGGTTTAGATAGTTTTATTATTTGGAACCCATCTTTCAAAAAtacaactttaattttattttttcataggTAAATTTATAAGCGTTTAaaactattataaataaaaatggtagtttattcaaataattattagattaatGAATCATATTTGGTAAATAGTAGTACTGAAAAATGAAAACTGAATTTCTAAAATATACTGTATATAAAACcagttttaaaattatataattagttttaattttttaaatcaattttaaactgatttattttttaaaattcagttTTAGTTTGGTTTACGAAAAGGTGACTTCGTATACTAGAAAATATTTACTTAATTATTAacggttaaaaaaattaaaagaaagataaaattgaattaatttattttttaaaagtaaaattaaataaattaaatcttaaagataattaaaaaaataaaaaaaataaaaaaaaaacaaaacaacacaGAGACGGAAAAAAGGGGATGTCACGCTGGAAGAGGAAACGGGTCCACGCTCACGTCGCTTCTAGAATAATCTGGTCCTCACTGATTCTTCCTCTTCCAACCTAAGTCACGTGTCTAAAAAATTCCGAACCCTAACCCTATTGCCTAATCCCTAATTCCCCAATCCCTTCGAATTTCTTCTTCAGCTTATGTAAGTTCGTTGCCGCAACCAGCAATCGCACCCCTGAATCTCCGAATGCTGTTTCGCCCTTCAACTGGTACGCAAGCTTCTTTACAATTATTCACTGTTTAGCTCAATTTGGCACTTACTTAGCTgctttatattataattatattgctGTTACGCCAAGGAAAATATGTAGGAATAGCTTTTGTGATGATTGttgttatttcattttttaGCATATGTGAGAAAGTTAGACTCGGCAAGACTATTAAATTAGCTTCAGTactccctttttctttttctgcactttctctTCTTCATATAGATTGTTATAGACTTATAACTTGTTTAAGAGCAAGTATATGAGATGTGGCATTTTGttattgaattttgcttggttattttttcttcaatacTCTGTTTTCTTAACTTAAAGGAGAAATCTCACTCAAGATTGTAGTTTGTTTGTAGACTTTAGGAATGAAAATATGACTTAGAATTCAAGTCGTTATTATCAGGTAGGGTACCAATCTATAGTGCATTAACATAGATTGAGGGAGGAATGAAATGTATTTGCTTATTTAACCTTGTTAGGTTCCTAAGTATTGAAATTTCTGGCCTCAGAATGATTAAAACATATTGTAGACCTATAAATAAAGCCTTTTTCTTAGAGCTTTGTGCTTTGTAGTTTGTACCCTGAGATCTTGTCAGGGTAATTTAATAATCACCTACTAGTAAAAGAAGGGTTGAAAGAAACTCTCATAATCTAGATTCAGAATTTCGTTTATTCTTCCTGTATTTGATGTGcttacttaaaaataaaatttaaagggaaaaaaaaactttttctcCCATAATTTTTATGAGAATAGATTGCAGAAATTCTATTAATGTTATATgcaacattatttatttatttatttgaactTCAGTGTGCTGCCTGCAATGATCAAACTCTTTGTTTACTTTACTGATTGCTAAAATCTTGAATACAACTTAAGTCTCTATTAAGAATTTGGTGttcccttttttatttattttttcctccAGGTTGTGTGGTATTATTTTGCTGCTGGTTCACTTCTTGTGCTAAATTTTGAGGTTCCCGTGTGCCAGGGCTTGGCATTATATCTAGATACAGTTATGTCTGGCAATACTAATTGCACTGTTTACATAGGTGAGCTcactaattttccttctcttcaaTCTCTTTCTGCATCTTTGCACCCAATCTGTTGTGAAATAGGTTGCCTGAGTGTGGCTTTTTGAAAATGTCATTCTTGATTAAAGTGAGATAACTTTTCCATTTGGAAATACATGGGACTTGTGTGTCATTTATGTACTCAACAACAATGCATTTGGCAGGAGATTTTGTTGGGTTTGTGTCACTGTGGAAAATTAACTGACAGTTGGTTAGAAGCTTGCTTGCTCAAATGCCCTCCATACTTGTTTACATCTTGATATGTTTCTCTTTTGATGAGTGGACAATTTGTTTTACGAAGTTTTTTTCTGACACTTTCCTATAAAATGCATTATATCTCCTTTCTCTCTTTTAGTTTGTTAAGTTATTAATCTATGTAGAAAAGCCAATCAATTAATGCAAATGATTCCATAATAAACATGCTTCCCAAATTATGTTTGGATGATCTGTTGTGCAATACAGTGTGACAATGGAAAATTATTTCTGTTATTCATAGTTacactcaacatctacagtcgTGTGCCATGTTTATGCACTTTTCCATACAATCTTGTCTATCATATATGCTTTTTCTGTTCTCGATAGTTAGGTTTGATTGATGctgtttatatgtttttttgttttactaaaatGAGTTTTTAACATAACAATGTCTACTATTTGACTCAGGTAATCTGGATGAGAGGGTAACAGACAGAGTCTTGTATGATATTTTAATTCAAGCAGGACGAGTGGTAGATTTACATATTCCTAAAGATAAGGAATCAGAAAAACCTAAGGGCTTTGCCTTTGCAGAATATGAAACTGAGGAGATTGCGGATTATGCTGTCAAGCTTTTCTCAGGCCTTGTAACACTCTACAACAGAACACTGAAGTTTGCGGTGCGTTCTTGACATCTATGGTTTATATGTGTGGTGCCCTGGATGTTCTCAATCGCTATTAGCAATCATTAAATGTAAATTtggctttgttttttttttttttgaaagttcACGACTCTATTATGTATCAGCATAGTATAGGCTGTAGCTGGATATAATTTATGCATTTTGGATGCATCCATTTCTGAAACTATTCTTTGGGCCATCATATAACATGTTTGAATAGTTTTGTACATAGACTGGTGAACCATgcagtaaaataataaattcaaattttataatgtaGTTATTTGTCCTGGTGTCGGGCTATGTTAATAATTTGCACAGTCTACTAAAAAACAGATATCTGGGAGAGACAAAACCCCTAACGGTTCTGCCGGAGTTACACCAACATCAAATTCGTCTCAAAGATCAAGGCCTTATCCAGTGCCGTTTAATAACTCAGAATCTGATAAGCTATCAGCACATGACCGTTTTTCGGATTATGCAGGTAACACATGCTTTCGCTCACTCTCATTGGTTTCTTGTCGGCATTGTCGTTTCAGTCACTAGAAGTTATCTATTGGAATTTAATAATTTGCTTGCTGAACAAttgattttgtatttaatttttcacACCCAACGCCAGCTCCTCGTCGCCGAGTAACTGACCTACCTAGTGGGCATGGATCTTACAACAGTGGCCATGATTTTGAGTTCAGCCGTAGAGCTTTTGGGGCAACATTGGACAGCATAAGTGGTTCTAGGTCTCGCCGCTAGGATAGAAGCTAATCCCTTTAACCCATCTTAGTAGCTTGCTAATATCTTAAAAGATCAGTGAGAGATTAAGGTTTCCTTAAACAAGTAGTCTTATATCTTAGTGGAATGTAAATGGGATTGTTCAATTATATATTGGAATGCAGATGCTTTAAGCACTGCCATTGTTGTAGCTGTTGTACCTATGTACTTTATCCTGGTGGAATTAGTGCTTATGAAATTGGATGATTTTAATACCATACTTCTTTTGGAAGAATAGTTCTGAAGATTACTGGTTTCctgtgaatgaatgaatgaccTGGGCATTTGCTTGATTAGAGAAACTATCCAGTGTTTCCTTTAATATAGCTTGATGTATTCAATTGAAATTGATGTGTGGTATGGTTTATATACCTCGATCAATGTCCAATGAATGGTCATCTGCTATATTATTATACACTATTAGTATGATATGGTATGTTTcagatttttgaaataaaagttAGTC encodes the following:
- the LOC107467886 gene encoding spliceosome-associated protein 49 isoform X2 is translated as MSGNTNCTVYIGNLDERVTDRVLYDILIQAGRVVDLHIPKDKESEKPKGFAFAEYETEEIADYAVKLFSGLVTLYNRTLKFAISGRDKTPNGSAGVTPTSNSSQRSRPYPVPFNNSESDKLSAHDRFSDYAAPRRRVTDLPSGHGSYNSGHDFEFSRRAFGATLDSISGSRSRR
- the LOC107467886 gene encoding protein HSH49 isoform X1 yields the protein MSGNTNCTVYIGNLDERVTDRVLYDILIQAGRVVDLHIPKDKESEKPKGFAFAEYETEEIADYAVKLFSGLVTLYNRTLKFASTKKQISGRDKTPNGSAGVTPTSNSSQRSRPYPVPFNNSESDKLSAHDRFSDYAAPRRRVTDLPSGHGSYNSGHDFEFSRRAFGATLDSISGSRSRR